Proteins encoded within one genomic window of bacterium:
- the ftsH gene encoding ATP-dependent zinc metalloprotease FtsH, translating into RLHTEAKTRVTFEDVAGVEEAKEELEEIIEFLRHPKKFQALGAKIPRGVLLVGPPGSGKTLLAKAIAGEAGVPFFSISGSEFVEMFVGVGASRVRDLFDQAKKSAPCLVFIDEIDAVGRQRGAGLGGGHDEREQTLNQLLVEMDGFDPNSGIIVIAATNRPDILDPALLRPGRFDRRIVVDNPDAKGRRAILDVHARGKPIGEDVNLDVLARRTPGFSGADLANMVNEAALLAARRNKKRLGKAEFDEAIERVIAGPQRKSRILGPKERELTAYHEGGHALLGKLVPQANPPHKVTILPRGMALGYVIPLPQEEKYTLTRGEILANITAMLGGRVAEEVTFGEITTGAANDFEKATELARKMVTEFGMSDKLGPLTLGTKHGPVFLGRDLVESRNYSDEIAYEIDKEVRRIIDECYSQARQLLFARHDLLERIAKALLERESLESDELDALIAGQPLPSNTPAPATATATRDRAVVATAST; encoded by the coding sequence CGGCTGCACACGGAGGCGAAGACGCGGGTCACGTTCGAGGACGTGGCGGGGGTGGAAGAAGCGAAGGAGGAGCTCGAGGAGATCATCGAGTTCCTGCGGCATCCGAAGAAGTTCCAGGCGCTGGGGGCGAAGATCCCGCGGGGGGTGCTGCTGGTCGGCCCGCCGGGGAGCGGGAAGACGCTGCTGGCGAAGGCGATCGCGGGCGAGGCGGGGGTGCCGTTCTTCTCGATCTCGGGCAGCGAGTTCGTGGAGATGTTCGTCGGGGTCGGGGCGAGCCGGGTGCGCGATCTGTTCGATCAGGCGAAGAAGTCGGCGCCGTGCCTGGTGTTCATCGACGAGATCGATGCGGTGGGGCGGCAGCGGGGCGCCGGGCTCGGCGGCGGGCACGACGAGCGGGAGCAGACGCTGAACCAACTGTTGGTGGAGATGGACGGGTTCGACCCGAACTCGGGGATCATCGTGATCGCCGCGACGAACCGGCCGGACATTCTGGACCCGGCGCTCTTGCGGCCGGGGCGGTTCGACCGGCGGATCGTGGTGGACAACCCGGACGCGAAGGGGCGGCGGGCGATCCTGGACGTGCACGCGCGGGGGAAGCCGATCGGGGAAGACGTGAACCTGGACGTGCTGGCGCGGCGGACGCCGGGGTTCAGCGGGGCGGATCTGGCGAACATGGTGAACGAGGCGGCGCTGTTGGCGGCGCGGCGGAACAAGAAGCGACTGGGGAAGGCGGAGTTCGACGAGGCGATCGAGCGGGTGATCGCGGGGCCGCAGCGGAAGAGCCGGATCCTGGGGCCGAAGGAGCGGGAGCTGACGGCGTACCACGAGGGCGGGCACGCGCTATTGGGCAAGCTGGTGCCGCAGGCGAACCCGCCGCACAAGGTGACGATCCTGCCGCGGGGGATGGCGCTGGGGTACGTGATCCCGCTGCCGCAGGAGGAGAAGTACACGCTGACGCGGGGGGAGATCCTGGCGAACATCACGGCGATGCTGGGCGGCCGGGTGGCGGAGGAGGTCACGTTCGGGGAGATCACGACCGGGGCGGCCAACGACTTCGAGAAGGCGACCGAGCTGGCGCGGAAGATGGTGACCGAGTTCGGGATGTCGGACAAGCTCGGGCCGCTGACGCTGGGGACGAAGCACGGGCCGGTGTTCCTGGGGCGGGACCTCGTGGAGAGCCGGAACTACTCGGACGAGATCGCCTACGAGATCGACAAGGAGGTCCGCCGCATCATCGACGAGTGCTACAGCCAGGCCCGGCAGCTACTCTTCGCCCGCCACGACCTGCTGGAGCGGATCGCCAAGGCACTGCTGGAGCGGGAGTCGCTCGAGAGCGACGAGCTCGATGCGCTCATCGCGGGTCAGCCCCTGCCGTCGAACACACCGGCGCCCGCGACGGCCACGGCGACTCGGGATCGTGCCGTCGTCGCGACAGCCAGCACCTAG
- a CDS encoding aldehyde dehydrogenase family protein has product MQTVPRNILDPVRAQLKLQARYDNFIGGRWRAPVQGQYFTDTSPINGTPLCEVARSTAEDVELALDAAHVAKDSWGRTAPAVRAQIMNKIADRIDAGLEVLALAETIDNGKPIRETRAADVPLAADHFRYFASCIRAEEGTLAELDNDTVAYHFREPLGVVGQIIPWNFPLLMAAWKLAPALVAGNCVVIKPASQTPLSLALLMGMIGDLLPPGVLNVVNGYGSEVGAPLASSPRIAKVAFTGETTTGRLIMQYASENLIPMTLELGGKSPNIFLADVMDADDEFLDKALEGFALFAFNKGEVCTCPSRALIQEAIFDKFMERAVPRVAKMTLGNPLDPATMVGAQNSKDQLEKILRYIDVGKQEGARCVTGGERAYPGGDLDNGYYVKPTVFVGHNKMRVFQEEIFGPVLSVTTFKTVDEAIAIGNDTLYGLGAGVWSRNGTDAYRVGREIKAGRVWTNCYHVYPAHAAFGGYKHSGFGRETHKMILEHYQQTKNLLVSYSPKAMGFF; this is encoded by the coding sequence ATGCAGACCGTTCCGCGAAACATCCTCGATCCGGTTCGCGCTCAGCTCAAGCTGCAGGCGCGTTACGACAATTTCATCGGCGGCCGATGGAGGGCGCCGGTACAAGGGCAATACTTCACCGACACGAGCCCGATCAACGGAACGCCCCTCTGTGAGGTGGCGCGGTCGACCGCCGAGGATGTTGAGCTCGCGCTCGACGCCGCGCACGTCGCGAAGGATTCCTGGGGGCGTACGGCTCCGGCCGTTCGAGCCCAGATCATGAACAAGATTGCGGATCGCATCGACGCAGGGCTCGAGGTCCTTGCTCTCGCCGAGACGATCGATAACGGCAAGCCGATCCGGGAGACCCGCGCCGCCGACGTGCCCCTGGCGGCCGATCACTTCCGGTACTTCGCCAGCTGCATCCGTGCCGAGGAAGGCACGCTGGCCGAACTCGACAACGACACCGTCGCCTACCACTTCCGCGAGCCGTTGGGCGTGGTCGGCCAGATCATCCCGTGGAACTTCCCACTCCTGATGGCGGCGTGGAAGCTGGCTCCGGCCCTGGTTGCCGGCAACTGTGTCGTGATCAAACCCGCCTCGCAAACACCGCTGAGCCTGGCGCTGCTGATGGGCATGATCGGCGACCTGCTTCCGCCCGGCGTGCTGAACGTCGTCAACGGCTATGGGTCCGAGGTCGGCGCGCCGCTCGCGTCGAGCCCCCGGATCGCCAAGGTGGCGTTCACCGGCGAGACGACCACGGGCCGGCTGATCATGCAGTACGCCTCCGAGAACCTGATTCCGATGACATTGGAGCTCGGCGGGAAGTCGCCGAACATCTTCCTGGCCGACGTGATGGACGCCGACGACGAGTTCCTCGACAAGGCGCTGGAAGGCTTCGCGCTGTTCGCGTTTAACAAGGGCGAAGTCTGCACCTGCCCGTCGCGGGCCCTGATCCAGGAGGCGATCTTCGACAAGTTCATGGAGCGCGCCGTGCCTCGGGTCGCCAAGATGACGCTGGGCAACCCGCTCGACCCCGCGACCATGGTCGGCGCCCAGAACTCCAAGGACCAGCTCGAAAAGATCCTGCGCTACATCGACGTTGGGAAGCAGGAAGGCGCTCGCTGCGTGACCGGCGGCGAACGTGCCTACCCGGGCGGCGACCTCGACAACGGCTACTATGTGAAGCCGACGGTGTTCGTCGGACACAACAAAATGCGCGTCTTCCAGGAGGAGATCTTCGGTCCGGTGCTGTCGGTGACCACCTTCAAGACGGTGGACGAGGCGATCGCGATCGGCAACGACACGCTCTACGGCCTCGGGGCTGGCGTGTGGTCGCGCAACGGCACGGACGCGTACCGCGTCGGGCGCGAAATCAAGGCCGGCCGCGTCTGGACCAACTGCTACCATGTGTACCCCGCCCATGCGGCGTTCGGCGGGTACAAGCACTCCGGGTTTGGCCGGGAGACGCACAAGATGATTCTGGAGCACTATCAGCAGACCAAGAACCTGCTCGTTAGCTACAGCCCGAAGGCGATGGGATTCTTCTAG